The Pontibacter korlensis sequence GTATACGGCCTTCTTTTTTGTAGTTACATACCTGCTTGCCCTAAATCCGGGCAAGGTGGTAGATCGCATAGGTAAAATCCTTACCCCGGTGCTGTTAATCATCTTGGCGGCGCTTCTCCTGAAAAGCTTTTTTGCACCACTTGGCTCCATTCAGGCTCCCCTAGAAGTTTATGAAAGTGCCCCATTCTTCAAAGGCTTTCAAGAGGGGTATCTCACCATGGATACCATTGGATCCTTTGTGTTTGGTCTTATCGTAATCAATGCCATCCGAAGCAAAGGTGTGGAGAGTACAAGCCAGATAGCTAAAGTATGTGTTACTGCTGCTCTTATTGCCGCCATTGGCCTTGGGGTAGTGTACATTGGCTTAGCCTATACCGGGGCCACTAGTGTAGGTGCTTTAGGGCACCTCGAAAATGGGGGCATGATCATCAGCCGTGTTTCTCACCTACAGTTTGGTTTGGCAGGTAAAGCTATACTTGGTGTGGCTATTACGTTTGCCTGCCTAACAACAAGTGTAGGCCTGGTAGTGGCCTGTGCCTCCTACTTCAGAAAGCTCAGACCTACCGTAGGCTACAAAACCTATGTGCTAGTCCTGACAATCATTAGTGCTGTGATCTCTAATGTAGGGCTTACCCAGATCATCTCTTTTTCAGTGCCTGTTCTGGTTACCATCTACCCTATTGTTATTGTGCTGATCGCCCTTACCATGTTTAGCTCCTTCCTTAAGAGCAAGAGGCTGGTTTATACCTGGGCCGTTATGTTTGCAGGTCTTGTTAGTATAGTTGATGGGTTAAATGCTGCTGGTCTGGCCTCTGCAAGCCTGAACGAGTTTCTGACAGATTACTTGCCATTGTTTAGCCTTGGTATGGGATGGCTGTTTCCTGCTATAGCAGGAGGGTTGATTGGCTTTATTCTCTCGTCGCGGCAAAACAACTATATACTCGAAAAAGCGTAACACTGGCAGCTAAAAATGCTTAAGCAAGATACAGTTCTACCGTAGTAATCTATATCAATATTTAAAGGAAAACTGAACTTTATATCAGGGTTTTAAACTGTTGCTTTATAATTTCCTTCTTTCGTAAATTTGTGTTCTCAAACACATCATATGATTCAAGAGCTTACAAATCCGTTTGGCCGAGTTTATTTAACTATCGAGACGAATACTAAAAACAGATGGATACATGTAAACTGGATGGGCTACCTGACGGAGGAGAATATTAAGAACGGAGCTGCAGCCTATACAAAAGCACTAGCTGATGCCGGTTTTAATTGTGTGCTAAACGACACCCGCCTGATAATTGGAGGCTGGGACCACTCCTTAAACTGGGTTGTGAATGAATGGGCTCCTCGTGCTGCACGAGCCGGGTTAAAGTACTTCGCCATGATCACTAATCCTGAAACCTTTGGCGGGTCTACAGCTTCAACTTTCTACAGTAATTTAAAGTCTTTCCAGGCTGAGGTTTTTGATGATAAAGCCAAAGCTGAAGAATGGCTTCGTCAGTACTCGATCGAACGCTAATCTAGAAGTCGCATAAGTATAAGTTATATTGACATTCCCACCGCTAAAGCAGGTGGGATTCCTGGGCTACCTGGCTACTGCGACCGTATATCTCCCAAGCTGAAACGGTCTGCCCGACCGCCTTATTTCTTATATTACTAGCTGCGTTCACATCCCGGTGCAGGGCATGTTTGCTGCAGCAAAGGTAACAGCCGGCAAGTGCAGGCGGTAGAACATAGGGTAAGATCGAGCCCAGCAAAAGTGAAGGGATGTCGCACCACATCCAGAGCGTCTTTGCCCACATCGACGCCCAGGTTCTGACAGAGTAAATTCTTCATAGCTGAAGGGGCTTAAGTGGAAAAAAAACATTCATCTTCCGGGCCTACACTCACTCATGCCTGCGGATGGGGCAGCCTCTAGGTACTGTCCAGGCTTTTAAGAAGAAGAGAAAGGGAAGGGATTCCTTGGGGGCGACATCATCAAAGTGTCTAGTGCAAGGGCTTTCTCCTTCCCTTTCTGTTAGCTTACGTTTAAGAGCCTGATAAAATTGAACTTACGCTTATACTGCCAAAGATATGAGTGCGAGGGCTTTCTTTGGCATTTACTCGTAAGAGCAAAGGTATGGGCAGTTCGTCCATACCTTTGTTATTTTAATCCTGACAGTAAAGCGGCTACCTAATTAGCAAACGATCCATACAACTATCTCCTTATACACCACAGCCTGCTTATGTACCTTTGCTCTCGTAGCAATACAAAGCATTAACTGCTTAGAATAGGTATAGCCCTGTCTTTCCCGTACTTTTGTAGTATAAGGATATGCCTGCAGGCTACTGTTATGAAACCAGACTCTAAATTTTGCTGCAATAGCCCCCGCAATTATATGGAACCGATAAGATTAAATAAATTCATTAGCGACTCTGGCTACTGCTCGCGCCGCGAAGCCGACAAAATGATAGAGCAAGGTCGTGTAACCGTAAACGGGAAAAGACCTGAGGTTGGCGCCAAGGTAACGGCTAAAGATAAAGTACGTGTAGATGGTAACCAGCTAGAGGTAGATGCTGTGGAACCTGTGTACCTTCTCCTGAACAAACCTCCAGGTATCGAAACCACTACAGATACTTCTCAGAGGGACAATATCATCAGCTTCACCAATTATCCGGAGCGCATCTTCCCTGTTGGTAGATTGGATAAAGACTCTGAAGGCCTCATCATCCTGACGAACAATGGAGACATCGTGAACAAGATTCTGCGTGCAGGAAACAAGCACGAGAAGGAGTATGTCGTAACAGTAGACAAGCCCATCAACCAGGATTTTGTGGAGAGGATGAGCAATGGCGTGTCTATACTAGGGGTAAACACCAAGAAGTGCTTTGTGGCGCAGGAAGGACCTACCAAATTCCGGATTATACTTACACAGGGTATGAACCGCCAGATCAGGCGCATGTGTGAAGCGCTGGGCTATGAAGTACAAACACTGCAGCGTACCCGCATCATGCATCTTTCGCTCTCTAAAATTCCGCTTGGCCAGTGGCGCAACATGACCAATGCCGAAGTGGAAGAACTGATGCGCCTGATAGAGCACTCCACCAAAACAGAGGAGGGTTCTAAAGGCAAGAAACCTGCGAGTGAGCCTTTGGCTCCTGCCAAAAGCAAAAAGCCTAAGCAACATAGTAGTGCACCAGCTGGCAAGCAGAACCGCACTGGTAGCAGCCCAAGAAGCGGTAAAAGCGCAACTGCCGGAAAGCGAGACAAACCTAAAAGCGGTGGAAGTGCCAGGGGCTCACGCGGTGCAGCCAAAGGTGCTGCTCCAAGTGGCAAAGGAAGAGGCGCCTCGGGCAAAGGAGGCGCAGCTAAAGGCGGAAGAAGAAGATAAACTGCTCGTTCTCCCTTTTCAAAGCATTTCCTGGATAATTAACAGCAATAGGTAAAGCAATCCTTTTGCTGTAATTTTGACTTCTTATTTAAACTGGCGTAACAAAAGGTGGCAGAACTAACTACAAATAACAGCCACACAGCGCCAACACATATCATGGAACCAAAGCGATTAAATAAATTTATCAGTGATTCGGGCTTCTGCTCCCGCCGCGAGGCTGACAGACTGATCGAAGAAGAGCGAGTAACGGTTAACGGAAAACTGCCTGAACCAGGTACGAAGGTAACCGCTAAAGACAAAGTACGCATAGACGACCAACTGCTTACTGTACGTGAGGAGGAACCTGTTTTCCTGTTATTGAACAAGCCTTCTGGTATGTCGGCAACGGCCGATATGGGCGTGCGCGACAACGTAGTGAGGGCTATCAATTATCCGGCGTCCTTACAGCCTATTGGCCACCTGGACCGCGATGCAGAGGGTGTGCTTTTTCTGAGCAACGATGGTGACTTGGTACGCAAAATAACCAAAGCCGATACAAAGTTTGAAAAGGAGTACATTGTTACCGTTGATAAACTTATCTCTCCAGAATTTATTGCCAAGCTGATAGGTGGTGGTGAATCGGAAGCAGGTGAGAAGCTACAAAAAACCTTTATTGCCAAAGAAGGCTCTACCCGTTTCCGCATTATTCTAAAGCCAAATACCAACCACAACATCAAAAGAATGTGCGAGGACCTGGGCTATAAAGTAGTGCACCTGCAGCGTGTTCGTATCGAAAATCTTACGCTAGCAAAGCTACCTACCGGACATTGGCGCAAGTTGAGTGCTGCTGAAGTGGAAATGCTTGCAAGCGCTGGCAGCAGAGCTGGCAGCAGCAAAAGCAAAGACAATGACTATTTCTCTCCACGTGGTGGGGCAAGCAAAGCCCGGGTAGGAAAAAGCAAACCTGCTGGTGCTACTAAAGGTGGTGCTGGTAAAAGCTTCGGAGGGTCTAAACCTGGCTCAGCAGGTAATAAGAGCCCGAGAAAAGGAGGCCCATCAAATACCTCCTCCCGTAGCGGAGGGGCTGGAAAAGGCGCTGCTCCAAAAGGTAGAACAGGAAGAGGCCGTTAAGCCACAAGAATCAACATAAAAAAGGGTGAAGCTGTAGCGGCTTCACCCTTTTCATTTCAGTTCTATCCTTCCCAGCTGCCCATCTTACCCATTTGGTAATCCCGGAAAGCTTCTCTTATTTCTTCTTCAGAGTTCATCACAAATGGGCCATGAGCAACCACAGGCTCATTAAAGGGCTTGGCATGCCCGAACAGGATATAGCTGTCTTCCTGTGCCTCAACGCTTATCTCATCCCCATCGTTGGCAAACTCTACCAGCGTTAGTTTCTCTGCGGTTTCTCCATTTACTTTCACAGCTCCACGCACTACATAGAAGAAGACGTTGCGTTCTGCCGGCACAACTGTGCTGAAGCTTCCGCCTTGCTGCAGCTCCACGCTTGCCATATGGATATCGCTTAGCGACGGAATAGGTCCCTCGGTATCGCGCCAGCTTCCCGACACTACGTTCACCTTCACCTTACCATCGTCTTCTGTAACGGTAGGGATGCCCTCTTTTTGCAGGCCAATATACTTAGGCTCTGTCATTTTATACTTGGCAGGCAGGTTAAACCAGAGCTGCAGAATCTCCATTGGGCCTCCCTCCTTCTTAAACTTATCAGAAGAAACCTCGGCATGAATGAGTCCACGGCCTGCTGTCATCCACTGCACACCGCCTGCCTCAATTACATCTTTTCCGCCACCGGTATCCTGGTGCATGATGTCACCATCAAGTATAAAGGTTAGCGTCTCAAAGCCGCGGTGTGGGTGCGGACCGAAAGGAAGCCCTCTGTTGTTTTGCTTGTACACCTGCGGGCCATGGTGGTTCAGGAAAAGAAAAGGGTCGATGTAGTCTACTGACTGCGTTGGCAAAGCTCTGTAAGTTACCAGGTCATCTATGGGAGCACTAATAGCTTTATGCTTCTTTTTGATCGTTCTCATCATGTTTTATTTAATGTAGGTACACTAACTTATAAACTCCTTTACCACGACACAAGTTTTAGTTAATTTATACTCTGCCAGTAAAAGAAAAGAGGCCCGTTGCTGAGCCTCTTTTTATACTTGTTTTGCCTGGATTTAAGATGCAAACAAATCTGAAGAAAGGTAGCGATCGCCTCTGTCGCAGATAATGCATACTACTACGCCTTCCTCCATCTCCTCAATCAGTTTTGTGGCTACATGCACAGCTCCTCCGCTGCTCATACCCGCAAAAACTCCCTCCTCGCGTGCCAGCCTTCTGGTCATGGCAGTCGCCTCCTCCTGGCTTACATCGATAGTACGATCTACACGCTCTGGCTCAAATATCTTCGGCAAATATTCTGTAGGCCAGCGACGTATACCTGGTATCTGAGAGCCTTCTACTGGCTGAGCGCCTATAATCTGCACCTCCGGGTTTTGTTCTTTCAGGTAACGCGACACTCCCATGATAGTGCCTGTTGTACCCATGGAAGACACAAAGTGTGTTACTTTACCTTGTGTATCATGCCAGATTTCCGGCCCTGTGGTACGAACGTGCGCCATGTAATTATCAGGATTGCCGAACTGGTTCAGCACCAGGTAACCACCTTTCGCTACCTGCTCGGCTACATAATCAATAGCTCCTTCCATAGATTTTTCGGCAGGTGTAAGTATAACTTTGGCTCCGAAGGCTTCCATCGTTTGCACACGTTCTTTGGTAGCATTGGCAGGCATTACTAACTCAATCTCCACCTCAAACAGTCTGGCAATCATGGCTAACGCAATACCGGTGTTACCGCTGGTGGCCTCAATTATTTTCATGCCTGGCTTCAGGTCGCCACGATCCAGCGCTCCTTTAATCATGCTGTACGCCGCACGGTCTTTTACACTACCTCCAGGGTTATTTCCCTCCAGCTTAGCATACAGTTTTACACCCGGTTTGGTATTTATATGTGTAAGCTCCACCAACGGGGTGTTGCCAATAAAGTCTAGTAAGGTTGCCATGTATCGAGTAATTGATGTGTGGTAAACCACAAAATTAAGGAATAGTTTTTAACCTTCCTGTGTTAGCGCCACACTAGCTTTGGATGGCTGTTGGTGCATGGCAGGGAAGCGGTAGCAGCCACAATAAAAATCCCGCTAGCTATAGAAGTGTAGCTAGCGGGATTATACTGGTTGTACTTTCTACTTCTTTAGTAACTTCAAGAGTTCTTCTGCCACGCCCTCCGAAGATGCTGGGTTTTGACCTGTTATCAGTAGGCCATCCCGCACAACGTGTGGCTGCCAATCTTCTACCTTAGAGTAATTACCTCCCAGCTCCTGCAATTTATCTTCTACCAAAAAAGGCACTATATCAGTAAGATTTACAGCGTCTTCTTCAGAGTTTGTAAACCCGGTTACGTTTTTGCCTTTTACCAGCGGGTCTCCGTTAGGGCCTTTCACCTTAGCGAAAACTGCCGGAGCATGGCATACGGCTGCAATAGGCTTTTCCAGTTTTGCAAAGCTTTCTATCAAGCGTATAGACTCTTCGCTGTTGGTAAGGTCCCATAAGGGACCATGTCCGCCTGGGTAAAATACAGCATCATAGTCATCCACATTCACCTCACTTAGCTTCATGGTATTTCTAAGCTTTTCCTGAAGTTCCTGATCGCCATTGTAGCGCTCGGTTGCCTCTGTTTGTGCTCCAGGTGCCTCACTGCTAGGGTCTATGGGCGGCTCACCACCTTCCGGAGATGCCAGTGTTACGTCTACTCCCGCATCTGCTAGCACATAGTATGGCGCAGCAAATTCTTCCACCCAAAAACCTGTTTTCTTACCGGTGTCACCCAGCTCAGAATGTGATGTTAAAACAAATAATACTTTCATAGCTTTCTGTAGTTGTTTGAATTTAGATTGTGTATTCTGTTACGTAGCCATTGCCAGTACAGGTATGGCCACAGCATTTTTATCCTCCGGCTACTGTGCAGCTACCCGCCACACAGTGTTGCCCTCGTCGTCGGCAACCAACAGGGAGCCATCTGGTAACTCTGCCACACCAGCTGGTCGGCCATATACTTCATTCTTACTGGCGTCGGCTATGAAACCAGTCAGAAAGTCCTCATACTTTTTGTTAGGTTCGCCATTCTGGAAAGGCACAAATACCACTTTATAGCCAGCAAATTCGGAGCGGTTCCAGGAGCCATGTTGTCCTACAAAAGCACCATTTCTATACTTAGACGGAAAGCGGTCACCATTGTAAAACTCCAGGCCCAGCGATGAAGTGTGCGATCCCAGTGGAACATCCGGCACTATGGATTTCTCAACCAGCTCAGGGCGTTCCCCTTTGCGACGCGGGTCTACATTCTGCCCAAAGTACGAATAGGGCCAGCCGTAAAAGCCCCCTTCCTGCACACTGGTCAAATAGTCGGGTACCAGGTCATCACCAAGTCCGTCGCGCTCATTCACTGCTGTCCAGAGGGTGTTGGTGCCTGGTTCCCAGTCCATGCCCACGGGGTTACGCAGGCCACTGGCATAGATGCGCTCGCCACTGCCGTCCGGGTTTATCTCCAAGATAGCAGCGCGGCGTTTTTCCTCCTCCATTCCATATTCCCCTACATTACTGGCAGAGCCAACAGAAACATATATTTTGGAGCCATCCCGGCTGGCGATTAGGTTCCGTGTCCAGTGATGGTTATAGCCCCCGGCAGGCAAGCTCAGTATCTTTTCACCCTTGCCCGTTATTTTTGTTTGCCCCTCTTTGTATGGATAGCGCATAACGCCATCGGTGTTTGCCACATAGAAGTAGTTATTGAGCACCAGCATGCCGTAAGGCTGATTCAGGTTGTTTATAAACACCTCCCGCTGGTCTGGCTTACCGTCATTATTTGTGTCACGAAACATGGTTATGCGGTTGGCGCTCTTCTCTTTATCATCCGACTCCACCACAAAAATATCCTTGTTCGGAGCAACATATATTCTTCGTGGGTGTTTCAGGTCACCAGCAAATTTAGTGACAGTAAATCCTGCGGGAGCTTTAGGGGTTTGACCTTCGGGCCAGCCAATGGTTTTGCTTCTTTTCTCAGCTTGATGTGTGGTGTCTGGTGGCGGAAGCTCAAGGGTTGAACCTGTTTCCGTTGTCAGTGTATCTGCCCCTGTTTTACCATCCACATCAATGTTTTCAGAGTCTTCTGTCGTGCGAGCTGATTCAGAGCAGCCTAAAATTGCTACACCAGTAAATAAAGCAATAAGCGATGTCTTCCATCGTGTCGTTCTCATAGTTCTCGTGTTGTATTGGTTTCAAGTTAATGCTATACGAGAGAGCCTGCCAACTTGGTCGGTTAAGAAAAAACAAAGCCCCCGCCGGAATTTCAATAAGGGCTTTGTTTGAGTAAGCATAATCAATCGTTGAAAGAGGTTTTGGTAGCTATATTTTCCCAATCGCTTAGGTTCTGCTCTACCTGTGCCAGCTTTTTTCGCACTGCCTCGTAAGCGATACTGCCTAGGGGCAAGCGCAGCGGCGGGTTGTCACTATCTACCACCTGTAACAGTACTTGGGCTGCCTTAACCGGGTCTCCATCTTGCTCACCGGAGTAACCTAGTATTGTGTTTTTAAAAACGTGTGCCGTTTTTTCATAAGCTGGTAACTCCTTCTTGGCACATTTTATACTTGAGCCGGCAAAGTTGGTGCGGAATGGCCCCGGCTCAATAATGCTCACTTTTATACCCAGCGGGGCTACTTCCTGCGCCAGCGCCTCGCTCATCCCTTCCAGGGCAAATTTGCTGGCATTGTACACACCAAAGCCTTGGGTGCTTCTGAACCCTGCAGCAGAAGACATCTGTAAAATATTACCACTCCCTTGTTCACGCATGTAAGGCAGTACTGCCTGCGTTACCTGCACTGCACCAAAGAAGTTTGTCTCCATTACTTCCCGAAACTCCTGCACAGTAGCCTCTTCTACAGCTCCCAGAAAACCGAAGCCGGCATTATTCACCAGCACATCTATTTGCCCCAGGTGTTTTACAGCGGCATCGACTGTCGCCTTTACACCGTCTGGGTTTGTTACATCCATTATGTAGGCGAAGGAATTTCCGGGCGAGATGGCATTAAACTCTTCTAACTGCCTGTGCTGCCGCACTGTTCCAATAACTTTATCTCCACGGCGAGCAGCCTCTTCTGCCAATACACGTCCGAATCCACTTGAGACGCCTGTAATAAACCATACTTTATCTGCCATTCTAATTCTTTTTGATTTGAGGTCGAATATACGCATCGTGGGGGAAGGAAGTATAACACACGACTTTAGGAAAGCACCTCGTTACGTTTCCGCATTAGACTTACAAATGAGCCATAATCAAATTTACCCACACTACTTCTACCTTCAGAGCTATATATCCTATCCTCACGCTTTTTTCATGGTTCTGGTTTCTAACCTGATGCAGCTATCGTATATAGAATATACTGATAACATGAAATAATTGCACCAACAACCAGCATTATCGGTCCGTCTCCTCACCCTCAGACCATCCACCCCGGTTGATGCAATTTCAAAACTGAAAGGAGGCCATTATGCTAGCAGAAGCAACAATACAGGATCTTAAGTCAAATATGCGGGGAGCTGTGATCCGGCCAGAAGACACTGGTTATAACGAGGCCCGCAAAGTATACAATGCCATGATCGACAAACACCCGCGCCTGATAGCCCTCTGTGAGGACGTGGCCGATGTGATATACGCCGTTAACTATGCCCGGGAGAACAACCTGCTGGTGGCTATCCGCGGAGGAGGCCACAACGGCGGGGGCTTGGGCATCTGCGACGACGGCTTAGTAATCGACCTTTCCCATATGAACGGAGTGCAGGTAAACCCGGACCAGAAGACGGTACGGGTGGATGGAGGCTGCACCTGGGGCAAGGTAGACCACGCCACCCATGCATTCGGTATGGCTACACCCAGCGGTGTCATTTCCACCACCGGTGTGGGAGGGTTAAGCCTGGGTGGAGGTATCGGACACCTTACCCGAGCTTACGGCCTTAGCATTGATAACCTACTGGAGGCAGATGTGGTGCTGTCTGATGGCAGCTTAGTAAAGGCCAGCGAGGAGGAGCATGAAGATCTTTTCTGGGCCATACGCGGCGGAGGTGGCAACTTTGGTGTGGTGACGTCATTCTTGTTTAAGCTACACCCCGTAGACACCGTCTATGCTGGCCCTATGTTCTGGGAACTGGATAAAGTGAAGCCCGTGATGCAGTGGTGGCGGGATTTTATAGTAAAAGCTCCGGAAGATATCAACGGCTTCTTTGCCCTGCAGCAGGTGCCTCCTGTCGATCCTTTTCCCAAAGAGCATCAAAATAAGATAGTTGGCGGTGTGCTATGGTGCTATACCGGTCCAATGGAAAAGGCTGAAGAAGTATTTAGGCCTATCCGAAGTCTAGAACCTAAAGCCGCCATTGATTTGGTTGGTCCCCTACCGCATCCAGTTCTGCAAAGTTTGTTCGATCCACTCTACCCTCCGGGACACCAGTGGTACTGGAGAGCAGATTTTGTGAACGAGTTGAGTGATGAGGCCATTGATTGCCATCTGGAATTCGCCAGCAAACTACCCACTCCTCTTTCCGGTATGCATCTATATCCAATAAACGGAGCCGCTCATGAGCTGGATAAGAGCGCTACCGCCTGGAGCTTCCGGGATGCCAATTGGGCACAGGTCATCGTAGGTGTTGACCCGGACCCAGCGAACAAAGAGAAAATTACCACCTGGACCAAAAACTACTTTGACGCCCTCCACCCCTACTCAGCCGGAGGGGCTTACGTCAATTTCATGATGGAGGAAGGTGATGAGCGCATCAGGGCTACCTACCGCGACAACTACGATAAGCTGTCTCACATCAAGTACAAGTATGACCCAAACAACTTATTCAAGGTAAACCAGAACATAAAACCAGTGGCAGTAGCGTGAGCGGTTATAGCAACTTAAGATGGTACTCTGAGGCAACCCTTGGTCCCGGGGCTTATGGGAGCTGCGCTTACTATAAAGCTATTTTATTGAATAGCATTTGAAGCTGTCTGCCGCAGCTCATTGCTATACTTCCTGCGGTGGTTTTTGTACCTTTGCAAGTATAAAAGCCATACGTTGGAACAGCCTATCCGCAAGATCATACACATCGACATGGACGCCTTTTTTGCCTCCGTGGAGCAGCGCGATAACCCCGAGTTGCGCGGGAAGCCTGTGGCTGTGGGCGGCTCTAAAATGCGTGGTGTAGTGGCTGCTGCCAGTTATGAAGCCCGCAAGTATGGTGTGCACTCAGCTTTAGCCTCTAAGATTGCCGCTCAGCGTTGTCCGCAGCTAATTTTTGTAAAGCCGCGGTTTGATGTGTACAGTGCAGTATCTCGGCAGATTCGGGAGATTTTCTTTTCTTACACCGACCTGGTGGAGCCACTCTCTTTAGACGAGGCTTACCTGGATGTAACGGAAAACAAGATTGGCATGCCCTCGGCGAGTATTATTGCCAAAGAAATTAAACAAAGGATACTGGAAGAGACAAAACTGACGGCCTCGGCAGGAGTATCCTTTAACAAGTTCCTGGCTAAGATTGCCTCCGATATGGACAAGCCCAACGGCTTCACGCTCATCACTCCAGACAAGGCTGAAGAAGTAGTGTCAGGTTTAGAGATCGAGAAGTTCCATGGTATCGGCAAGGTAACAGCAGCCAAGATGCAGAGCATGGGCATACTGACAGGTGCCGATTTGCGGCTGCGCTCGGAAGAAGAACTGGTAAGGGTGTTCGGCAAAGTTGGTCGCTATTACTACCACATAGCCCGTGCTCAGGATGAACGTGAAGTACAGCCACACCGCATCCGCAAGTCTATTGGCTCTGAGCGCACTTTCGACGAAGATTTGTCGGAAGAAGATGAGATGCTGGAGCGCCTCCAGCATCTTGCAGAAGAAGTAGCCCAGGATATGGCAAGGTTGCAGGCAACAGCCAAAACAGTAACTGTTAAGATCAAGTACTTCGACTTTACGCTGAACACGCGCAGCAAAACGTACCTGAGTGAGTTCAGCTCGGCTGACGCCATTTATACCATAGCTCGCGAACTACTGCGTACCCCACAACTACCAGCTTACCCCGTACGCCTGCTAGGTATTTCCGTCTCGAGCCTTACCTATCAGCACGACCGCCAGCGCGAGGGCTACCAGTTCACGCTGGAGCTGTAGTTGTATTCTCACTTGGTTCTATAACTGTGTAGAATACTGAGGCTTTAACCTCACCCCTCTTTAGAAAGTAGTAGAGAATTTGACACTAATAAACATCCCTCAGGGAGAGCTTATCCTGTAGCTGCTTTGACTTTAGTATAAAGGCTACTCTGGTGAACCCACCCCTAACCCCTCCGAGGAGGGGAATTTTCCGGAAGATGATGACACTCCTGTGACCTACGGTCGCAAGTTTCCACCCTCGTCTCACTTGTCCTCAAGGGGACAGTGAGAAAAGCAGGAGTAGTCAAATCTGATCCCAGTCTTTGGGTTGAGCGCCTTGTGCGATCCGGTGCCGCTTGAGCGGCAGCGCCCTGGCGCAGGAGGGAACACAGCGCGATCCCCAAGAATAAGGCCTCCCGGCCTAGAGGGGACCAAAGCATGAGATGAAACAACAAAGGAAGTAAGGCTGTGGATGAACTGAAGCTAGAAAGTATAGCTTATATAACTTAATTTAAGAAGTAGCAATTCAAGCTTTTCGTGCTAAGTCCACCACCAGCGCTGCAATCTCCTCCGGCTTTTCCTCTTGCAGCAAATGGCTAGCTTTTAGCTTATGTACCTGAGGCAAGTTGGCAGCGAGCTTCATTTCCTCCCCGTACCGCTCGTAAGTTAGCCCAGGATCCTCCGCTCCCCAAATTGCCTGCACGGGGTATGGCACCTGCTCCACCGCCTGGTAACAAAGCCGCTTAAACTCCTCCGACTTATCAAAACTGCGCATAATTTTCAGAAAGGCCGCACCGTTATCCTCCCGCTTCAGGAGGTCTATGTAAGCATATATCTCCTCCTTCGGGATATTATCCGCATTGGCTACGGCAACTTTTGTAAAGCCTAGTTGCCAGGTAGTGTGCGTTAGGCTTTTTAGCTCCGCTTCTCCTAGCACCGGCATTTCGAAAGGACGC is a genomic window containing:
- a CDS encoding oxidoreductase; the encoded protein is MADKVWFITGVSSGFGRVLAEEAARRGDKVIGTVRQHRQLEEFNAISPGNSFAYIMDVTNPDGVKATVDAAVKHLGQIDVLVNNAGFGFLGAVEEATVQEFREVMETNFFGAVQVTQAVLPYMREQGSGNILQMSSAAGFRSTQGFGVYNASKFALEGMSEALAQEVAPLGIKVSIIEPGPFRTNFAGSSIKCAKKELPAYEKTAHVFKNTILGYSGEQDGDPVKAAQVLLQVVDSDNPPLRLPLGSIAYEAVRKKLAQVEQNLSDWENIATKTSFND
- a CDS encoding PQQ-dependent sugar dehydrogenase, which produces MRTTRWKTSLIALFTGVAILGCSESARTTEDSENIDVDGKTGADTLTTETGSTLELPPPDTTHQAEKRSKTIGWPEGQTPKAPAGFTVTKFAGDLKHPRRIYVAPNKDIFVVESDDKEKSANRITMFRDTNNDGKPDQREVFINNLNQPYGMLVLNNYFYVANTDGVMRYPYKEGQTKITGKGEKILSLPAGGYNHHWTRNLIASRDGSKIYVSVGSASNVGEYGMEEEKRRAAILEINPDGSGERIYASGLRNPVGMDWEPGTNTLWTAVNERDGLGDDLVPDYLTSVQEGGFYGWPYSYFGQNVDPRRKGERPELVEKSIVPDVPLGSHTSSLGLEFYNGDRFPSKYRNGAFVGQHGSWNRSEFAGYKVVFVPFQNGEPNKKYEDFLTGFIADASKNEVYGRPAGVAELPDGSLLVADDEGNTVWRVAAQ
- the dinB gene encoding DNA polymerase IV is translated as MEQPIRKIIHIDMDAFFASVEQRDNPELRGKPVAVGGSKMRGVVAAASYEARKYGVHSALASKIAAQRCPQLIFVKPRFDVYSAVSRQIREIFFSYTDLVEPLSLDEAYLDVTENKIGMPSASIIAKEIKQRILEETKLTASAGVSFNKFLAKIASDMDKPNGFTLITPDKAEEVVSGLEIEKFHGIGKVTAAKMQSMGILTGADLRLRSEEELVRVFGKVGRYYYHIARAQDEREVQPHRIRKSIGSERTFDEDLSEEDEMLERLQHLAEEVAQDMARLQATAKTVTVKIKYFDFTLNTRSKTYLSEFSSADAIYTIARELLRTPQLPAYPVRLLGISVSSLTYQHDRQREGYQFTLEL
- a CDS encoding FAD-binding oxidoreductase, yielding MLAEATIQDLKSNMRGAVIRPEDTGYNEARKVYNAMIDKHPRLIALCEDVADVIYAVNYARENNLLVAIRGGGHNGGGLGICDDGLVIDLSHMNGVQVNPDQKTVRVDGGCTWGKVDHATHAFGMATPSGVISTTGVGGLSLGGGIGHLTRAYGLSIDNLLEADVVLSDGSLVKASEEEHEDLFWAIRGGGGNFGVVTSFLFKLHPVDTVYAGPMFWELDKVKPVMQWWRDFIVKAPEDINGFFALQQVPPVDPFPKEHQNKIVGGVLWCYTGPMEKAEEVFRPIRSLEPKAAIDLVGPLPHPVLQSLFDPLYPPGHQWYWRADFVNELSDEAIDCHLEFASKLPTPLSGMHLYPINGAAHELDKSATAWSFRDANWAQVIVGVDPDPANKEKITTWTKNYFDALHPYSAGGAYVNFMMEEGDERIRATYRDNYDKLSHIKYKYDPNNLFKVNQNIKPVAVA